From a single Terriglobia bacterium genomic region:
- a CDS encoding PIN domain-containing protein: MVLVDTSVWIEVFRKSPRVPVESCLDLDDAVTCLPVIQEVLQGFRDQRAFRIAQEAMLALPAVESPLRSVVFEQAIDLYRQARHQGLTVRSGVDCLIAACALRHGLPVLHHDRDFSLLARISPLEAIDLFRHHG, translated from the coding sequence ATGGTTCTCGTTGATACGTCTGTCTGGATCGAGGTATTCCGCAAGAGCCCGCGCGTCCCTGTCGAATCATGCCTGGACCTGGATGACGCCGTGACATGCCTTCCTGTGATCCAGGAGGTCCTTCAGGGATTCCGTGACCAGCGCGCTTTCCGGATTGCGCAAGAGGCCATGCTGGCATTGCCGGCAGTGGAGTCGCCACTCCGGAGCGTTGTCTTCGAACAGGCGATCGACCTGTACCGGCAGGCGCGGCATCAGGGCCTCACGGTCCGGTCAGGCGTCGACTGCCTGATCGCCGCCTGCGCACTGCGGCATGGGTTGCCGGTCTTGCATCATGATCGCGATTTTTCCCTGCTTGCGAGAATATCCCCGCTCGAGGCCATCGATCTCTTCCGCCATCATGGATGA
- a CDS encoding type II toxin-antitoxin system VapB family antitoxin: MKRTNLVLDEQLLEEAVRLGGARTYSQAVNEALADYTRRIKARKILQLAGSGLWEGDLARMRGDRSGRRARGVAADGSR, translated from the coding sequence ATGAAACGTACAAATCTTGTGCTTGATGAGCAACTCTTGGAAGAAGCAGTGCGCCTGGGCGGCGCCCGGACTTATTCGCAGGCCGTAAATGAAGCCCTGGCCGACTACACGCGCCGCATCAAAGCGCGCAAAATCCTCCAACTGGCGGGATCCGGCCTGTGGGAGGGTGACTTGGCCAGAATGCGCGGCGATCGATCCGGACGGCGAGCGCGCGGGGTCGCAGCCGATGGTTCTCGTTGA